In one Stenotrophomonas maltophilia genomic region, the following are encoded:
- a CDS encoding retropepsin-like aspartic protease: MRPLLLALLLVSSCAGAAETTRVTQIFNDPTPVSQALAQGDVAALRQLQVNATNTVVKKMARAAERRVLLDVPGAREASDECIQMAQQTTHLAGLTVCGALRAGVEVVAGDLPAWARLSMQARERVRAAAEKRGKTLGNVDVFTRIPDYAAMAGRPAPKVDSSGQGRIALHTGTVTVASSQDHDGGRVAYPNMAQLQIDGKTLEVLVDTGSALTIVHPAAITAPPLMEGFTLSGVLGDSQQRSRIAQPQTLQFGPLIISQPLVSVSERIPANLLGLDVLSRLGRVLIGKDGLQVLAEGSAAPACDAPMFSAADLSGTQTVPRLFITVDGKRQEAMLDTGNSGELMEALPIGVALPAGPVQHSVVQGVQGQQRRASVAREAVVQTLDGSAELQMSTSTGNHPSKTRYVLGGGSLRKVSIYLDFITNKACLMSLGATQSAH; this comes from the coding sequence ATGCGTCCCCTTTTACTTGCATTGCTGCTCGTTTCATCCTGTGCTGGTGCCGCTGAGACAACCCGCGTCACGCAGATATTCAACGACCCCACGCCGGTCAGCCAAGCGCTGGCTCAAGGTGATGTCGCTGCACTACGGCAGCTGCAGGTCAATGCAACCAATACCGTCGTAAAGAAGATGGCCAGGGCCGCCGAACGCCGCGTTCTGCTGGACGTTCCTGGAGCCCGCGAAGCGTCAGATGAATGTATCCAGATGGCGCAGCAGACTACGCATTTGGCCGGGCTGACTGTCTGCGGAGCACTGCGAGCTGGCGTCGAGGTGGTAGCGGGTGACCTGCCTGCATGGGCACGCCTGTCGATGCAGGCGCGGGAGCGCGTTCGGGCCGCTGCGGAGAAGCGGGGCAAAACATTGGGAAATGTCGATGTATTCACCCGCATTCCAGACTACGCCGCGATGGCCGGTCGGCCCGCTCCCAAAGTCGATTCATCTGGCCAAGGACGTATCGCCCTGCACACAGGAACGGTTACGGTAGCGTCCAGCCAGGATCACGACGGCGGCCGTGTCGCTTATCCCAACATGGCGCAACTGCAGATTGACGGAAAGACTCTTGAGGTCTTGGTCGACACAGGCTCGGCACTGACCATAGTGCATCCCGCGGCGATAACTGCGCCCCCGCTCATGGAGGGATTCACGCTTTCCGGCGTGCTGGGCGACTCACAACAGCGCAGCAGGATCGCCCAGCCACAGACCCTCCAGTTTGGTCCGTTGATCATCTCGCAGCCATTGGTATCCGTCAGCGAACGCATTCCTGCGAACCTTCTTGGCCTCGATGTTCTATCTCGTCTCGGCCGAGTCCTGATCGGCAAGGATGGCCTGCAGGTGCTCGCGGAGGGATCTGCCGCTCCGGCCTGCGACGCCCCGATGTTCTCGGCGGCAGACCTGAGCGGTACGCAGACCGTCCCAAGGTTGTTCATTACTGTTGACGGCAAGCGCCAGGAAGCAATGCTGGATACTGGCAACAGTGGCGAGTTGATGGAAGCCTTGCCAATCGGTGTGGCTCTGCCAGCAGGTCCAGTTCAACACAGTGTTGTTCAAGGCGTACAAGGACAGCAGCGAAGAGCATCGGTCGCGCGCGAGGCCGTTGTGCAGACCTTGGACGGCTCTGCAGAATTGCAGATGAGCACATCCACTGGAAACCATCCAAGCAAGACGCGCTATGTGCTGGGCGGCGGCAGCCTGCGCAAGGTCTCCATCTATCTGGATTTCATCACAAACAAGGCCTGCCTGATGTCTTTGGGGGCTACCCAGTCAGCACACTGA